TAATAAGAGTCGTAACAtaagaactttttttttattaaagaaacatcattactttatttaatttgacaGTAAGCATCATTCCGTTCGTATCAATTTCTGTACTTGATCTGTACAACTTATAGTGTTCTATCTCATTATTCATCAGCACCCTGTTTTTTCcttgttctgttttgctttcacaTCTCGCTACTCTGCTTTgcaatgatattttgtttggttttgtcttCATATGTTCATATGAATGggatttattttctcttttgtatttatttcactAGCTTTCCATTACCGATTGGGAgtttggaacatttttcttttccattttgtctTGTGTTCAGTTCAGTGAATGCGTAGAAAAACGAGttgaaagtaatttaaaaaaaaaacacacaaccatagtacaaaatattcaaaaaacaaaacaagaaacactTCTACGATACTACAACCATCAATCCAGAAACAACAATATGGAATACCACCCCGGTTCTATCGTAAAAGGTGTTGCGCCAAATGTTCATTGATTACCGTCGGCAAAGGCAGGGAAAGAGTTGCAGCTTTTGCTTGTTATccatttaaaattgttatttttggtgatgttttgtttcgctttgtctTGTGTATGCGGTGAAGTAGTTAATAGTAGTTTTTaataatagcaacaacaacaaaagtaaACGGTAGCGACCGTTTTTGGTGATTCGAAGTGTAATAATtatgggagaaaaaaatatctacCTTTCGATCATGTTCGATCAGTCGACAATAGTCATGAACTGTgttttatcaaatttaaacTTAAGAAGAAACGTCAACAGTCATTAAGCTAGGAGCGCGGGAAAACCGGTTAATTCTTAAACGctttaaaaaaggaacacgTAATATAAGcgatcacacacacatttttaacTCTGCagatggatggatgatttttttttatattctattGCTTCTAGTCACCCTCCTTTCGGTTTTGCTTATTTCATTCGCGTTTGTTTCTACTTTATCTTTATATCGCTATctctctatttttttgttgaaatctTCACAAAAGAGGCTTTACAATGCAAAtcctacacaaaacaaatgaatcctcttttttttacgtaaGGGGATTGAGATAATGtaagcaaaactaaaaccgaaaaatcacaaacacaaatcTCTTAAAAGGCtatttaagaaaaataaactagCAATGTaaagtaattgaaaaataGATCAGGCTGCTGTTTGTGTTGACCGCATTcgtcgtgtgtgcgtgtttttctcttcctcaACAGACTACAATTGCCCGATCTGATTTCCGCCATCAAACCGGTCAGCGTTAAAGTAAATATCTAAAACGATTCTTCGCTTCTTGCGATCGGAGACAGTTAGCAGttgtgcaaaaagttttggTGCAAAACGTAGGGGCAAAAAACGCGTAAGGTTTAATATAAAAGTAAAgtaaacaatagaaaaaaaggcaatcaaAAACCGTGTTTGATAAGTAGTGATATGTGAACGAACGATCgaatacgaaaacaaaaaaaagtactaTTACTAAGTGAACGAATGGCGGGAGGAACTCCGTGAAATGATAAACTCGGAACCTCGAAGAAGTTGAacgaaaacaattgaaaactAGCGATAGGTAGCAATTGTAAAAACGTATGTCTAATGACACCTACTTAAAAAAGCTACGATATTCACCTCTTGGAAGTGTCGCTCCGCTACGCGAAAACATTGAATCGATGTCCGTGCTCAAGTCTCGCGACATGCTGTGGCGCCAGGCATTGGCCGCATTGCCACCCTCGGTCAGGTTCCTgttttttggtgttggtgccgggaagaaggaaaatgtaCGCCAGATTAGTGAAATATGAACGATCTAGGTATGGCGCACAATCATTTTCACTGACATAGGGGTGCCGTATGTAAACATTTATTCGAAGATGGCATTAAATGAGAGAATGATTTCAAATTCTATTGTACGCTTTAATTCTTTGCGAAGTTAAAGACAACCGGAAGACGAATGTGTTGCATTTTAACACAACTTTACAGCACAGAGATCTTAGTTAAACGTACAACAGGTAACATAACCACAAACCTTTGTATTACTTTTATGTACTCTGTTTAGAGGCATTTATGCTATGACAGTTTAAAAGAATAATCTTCACTTGCTACAAAACCCTTCCACATTACTACTACATTACTACTGATCGTCTTCAGTCGAACGAGAGTACGAACAAATGAACTACAGCACAGACACGTACCTTCCGAAGGGATCCTGATGATGCCAGAACGGTGCCTGTGTTTGGCGCAGATTGTTCATGAAGCGTGACGCCGGGAACCTCGAAGAGTTAACGTCGTTCACATTCAAACGATTGGTCAGTGCACGTAcctggagcaaaaaaaaaaaaacgtcgacAATTAGAAATTTCCCACACTGGTAGTAGTTATCTGCAATACATACCCGAGACAGAAGCGTGGAGAAGAGATTTTCCGCGGTCAGTATTTCGaaaccatcgtcatcgtcctcTTCGCCCGAACTGGCCGATTCGTTCGGGTCTGCCGTACCACGTTTCGATGGTCGTGTGCTCCTGTGTGGTAAGTGAGGATATTGTTTCGATCGTAAACGAATTCGTTTGGAACGCCTTAAATATAATTCCGTTCTCACCTGAGGCGATGCATCATGTGGAATTTAGGTTCCTCGGAATCGCTCTCACGTCCCAGCGAGGTATGTCTGTTCAGTCGTGGGAAGGACGTTACGTCACCCGCCTCGCCGTCATTCTCAGCCAGCAGGGAGCTGTACCAAATACGTGAGATTGGTATGTTTAGTTGTGATTACTCTTGGACATCAACATTAGTGATGGGTAGTACTACTTCAAACGAAGGGAAATTAATCTAACTCTGGAAATCTTAGGAGTCTATTCAGGATCAGATCCGAATCAACTTCACATTCTGAATCAAGTCTGAACTTCAGATTAACTTGGCATTCTGAACCAACTCTAAACTCCAGATCAACTTCGAGCTCCGGATTTACCCAAATTTCTGAAATAATTCTGAACTTTGAAAAAACTGCGGATCAATTTCCAGATCAAATCCACGTATGTCAACTCTTTAATAGTTCGGAGTTATTGAGAGCCCTCGGGAGTAGTTCTGAACTGTACGGAATTAGAGAAATCTACGGAGCAGTGGAATTGATTTAAAGTATATTCTAGTGGCGAAGTCTTCAAGGATTTCCCAACACACTACATTCAACGAACACCGCTACTTACCCTAGACGACGCGGTCTGCCAAGGCGCGGTTTCATACCGAACCCGGCAGCACCGGATACACCGGAAGACGCATTCGATTCGGACGGTTCCAAACTGTTGGCGCGTGGCGTCACAATACCACCACCCTCGACAGCGATCGGTATAATGTACTCCCGTGGGCTCTTCTTGATCGGCATCGTGGTGCTACCGCTGGTACTAACCGTACCGGACATCATGCCGGAAGCGTTCGTCGATATCGGACCCTGCGAGATGGTGTTGTCCGAGTCGTTTGACTCGTTCGTTGACTGGCGCGACAGCGAACCCCTGTGACCTGTCTGTGAACCCACCGGGGATGGACCGTAAGCACCGGCACCGTACGCACCGGATGCCGTTCGCTGATATGTGGGTGGTTTTTGCGGTCCGGCAAAGGGCCCTGCTTGCTCTTTGCCCTGCGGTTCCAGGCTGTTTGCCCGATGGTGcagatgctgctgatgttgatggGCCATCGGTGCGAAGGCGGGCGGATGATCGCGCCCGATAGGTGCGCTGCGTAGATCCGGCATCTGGTGCTGAATCTCCGTCGAGAAGCGCATCGGTGCGAAGGCAGGTTGGGGCGGTGGTTGTTGCATACGTTGCTGGTCCACCTAAAAACGTAACAAGAATGAAGTTAGACGTGAATCGAATACGAATGTTCTACATCTGTTTACCTTCATTTGCGGATCTCCTTGTAGTTCCAGCGGCTTGGATAACTTTCGCCGTGGAAGCGTTGCCGATTTGAGTGTGATTTCCGCGTGCGACGTTTTCGTTTCATCCTTCGGTGGCGTTGGGATACTTCCGATGGATACCTCTGCGAATAAGAATTGGCAAAACACccatttgaaatttgaaaggCTTCAGACACGCCAACGGCGCACAGTTACGTACTTCTCGGGATGGACATAGTGTCACAGCGTGGTTCAGGCGTTTCCGAACCCATCCGGTACGGTTTGTTGATACCAAGCGTACCGGTGGTCGAACGTCCGTTCGCACCGAACGGCATCGGTGGTTTGCGTAGCCGCCCGATCGGTATCGCATTGCCGATGATCTCGCGAGCGTTCTTCAACTTGCGCTCCCGTTCGTTGTCCTCCACCATCGAGACGCTCTCGGTGCGGGCACACAGCAGATCGATCGAGGTCGGCGTTGACGGTGCGCTCGGGTCAGTCGTTTTCACCCGATTCAGCATCGCAATCGAGTTCTCCATCGAGCGGCGGGCATCCTCGAGCGAAAAACTGCCGACCGAACTTTTCGAATCGCTTTCCTTCACCTCATCGTCCGATTTGGTCGCCGCAGACAGCTCATCGTacacttgctgctgctggaagcCTGCCAAATTCTTCGCCGAACCGGCGAATGCGGGCGGCGTTCCCGGTGTGGAGGCGCACTCCTCCTGCTGGTCCTGCTCGTACGAATCGGATCGTTTCCGTTGGTCCAGCGTGGCCGTCTGTGGGGCCGGCGGTTTTGTGAAGGTGGACGAGGTGTTCAGACCAGTCTTGCGTTCAAACTCTTTCTTGTAGTTGCCTACGGTCGGTACGCCACCGCCCGGTAACACAAACTTCTTGAACTTGTCACCGTTGCCCGCCTGCTGGTTTAAGTTCTGGAACTTTTCGGCCGTCTCGAGGATGCGTGACTTGCGCCGTTCGGCTGTCCGTGCCAGACTTTCGTCCGGTAAGCTGTTCTTCCGCTCGACACTGCTAGCAGAGCGGTGCGTAGTGCCCGACGGTTGATTTTCATCGCCACCCTTTCGCGAGTTAACCTCGTTGATAGCGGACGTGAGAtcggttgttttgttcttgccGAAAATCTTCCTCACGGCAGGTATGGCCGTCGTCGGTACGATCGGTTTCTGCTCCGTATCGCCCTTTTCCAGCTTCTCCAGCTTCGCTCGCACGCCCGATACggttttgggtggtgtttCCGGTGTTGAAGGCACGGAAGCAGCCCCATTACCGGCTGCCACCGGTTCCGATTGTCCCTTTCCGACAGTGCCACTATTCTCGACAGATGGCGCTTGCGGTTGGGCCGCCGCTTCCAGGAGCAGTTCGTCACACATATTTTCTAGATTTTGCAAATCTTCCAACACTTCCTGTGCTTGTAATTTGTTTGGCTCGCCCGACTTGGTCGACGGTTCGGTGGGTTTATCTTCCTGAGTGGATTGTTCCTTAGGTTCGGCCGCGCTTTGCTGCTCCTGCTCCGACGGCTTTGCCGCCGCGGCCAACTCCTCCACGTCCATGTCTTCCGGTATGCGCGGCTGTGCCGGTGATGGTGGGTCCGCTTTGTCCTTCTTCTTAACCGCACCGGTCGCGTTTTCGGTAGACACTGTCGTTTCAAGTTTGCGCTTCGTCTGCGCCGGACTGCCAGCGGCCGCTTCGGCCGGTGTGATGGTGCGCGTTGGCGATGGCATCAACGCCGCCTCACCACCGGCCGCCACCATGTCGAGAATTCGCCGCTCCGCCTCAGTACCACCCATGTCGACGATTGAACCCATCGAGTGGCTACGCTGGATACGATCCTTTGCCTTGGCGTCCTCCTGCCCGTTACCCACCAGCAGCTGATCGGCCGTTACCGAGGGTGGTGCGAGCGATAGTAACACATCCAACCGGACGGGCGTCTGGTTGGCAAGCTCTTCGGCCAGGTCCAGGCACGATTCCTCGTAGCCTTCGTTCACCCACCAGTGGTTGCATATCTGCTCGACGTTGGCACGGTGCGAGGGACACACGGTTAGCATCTCGCGTATGAGCGGCGAAGCGCGGGAAGGTTTCTTCGGCTCGAAGTAATCGCCCTGGCTGATCTGTTTCACCAACCGCTTGAAGTTGGCTCCATCGAACGGCATGGCGCCGTAGACTAGCGTGTAGAGCAGCACACCCAACGACCAACAGTCCACCTCGGGACCTAGGTAGGGCGTACCCTTGACGATTTCGGGCGATGCGTACAGCGGCGAACCGCAGAACGTGGCCAACAGCCGCTGTTCGTCGAACACGTTCGAGAGCCCGAAGTCGGCAATCTTCGCATTACCGTTCTCGTCCAGCAGAATGTTCTCGAGCTTCAGATCGCGATGGCAAATTTTGTGCTTGTGACAGTAGTAGATGGCGGTCGATACCTGGCGAAAGATGCGGCGTGCTTCCTCCTCCGCTAGCACCTTCCGTTCGGACAGATAATCGTACAGCTCGCCACCGGCCGCAAACTCCATGACTAGTACCATTTTTTCACGGTTTTCAAATACTGcgcacgaaacaaaatggaaagaaagtgCATTTATTAAAACGTATGCATCGAATGTAAGTGGTGAAGGACGAGGGCAAGTAGCAGAGGGCAGTTAATTCTgataaatcttttgagaagagtcgtTTTTATGAAACTATGAATTGAAGAATAAATCGTCATAACaggattcataaattttcaacgAATCATGAATTACAGAATATTTATATTCCGCTAAACTTCCACATTCCTAGGAAATGCAACCTGATGGTGGAACAATGTGATGTTTTCTTATTGAAAAGTGTTCCAGTTTATAATACTAATATCTATAGAGAAGCTTCATAATATATGATTTCTTTATAATTCAATGAAAAGATTTTAAaggtttaatttattatttattattattatagtCAGATTCACCAAACACTAGACAAGACCTTTATCATTTGGCGaatctttccattttcattacgTTTAAAAACCTACCGCACGAAAAATCCACCGccaaacaatgttttaatCAAACTAAAGCCTTACATAACATTCCAAATGAATTGCGCGACGATGAAACATCCCCAAATTCCGACCAAGCTCTCGTTATCTCTACTAATCACACATAGGCCGATCCGTGGCTTTCGGCTAGCACCGTACCGACGAAGCCTGATGAAATTAATTCTATTTTCCCTCTCCCATAATTTGGCACAAGGCTGCCGGGCTTATGCGTTATGCCATCGCGCGCTCACCTGGTGACTATAATatcgagcagcagcaaggaacaaaaaaaaagaaatcttccCCGTCACCACTGGACGGTGCGGTGGAGGCGCACGGTCGCTTGTACCAACGTACCTTCGTAAATGTGTATTATGTTGGGATGCTGGACGGAGCTCATAATCTGTACCTCGCGCCGTATCCGAATGAGATCAGCTTCCGTTTCTATTTTGCTCTTCTTGATCGTCTTGATGGCCACCTCCTGGCCGGTTTCCTTGTTGATACCGAGCTGCACCTTGCCGTAGGTGCCCTGGCCgagcttttttattatgtCAAATCTGTAGAAAGCGGGACGAATAGAACAACGATTCGGGGAATTAGTTTCCAAGTCAGCGAAGCGTTTCGGtcaacctgtttttttttttgttgtacatgGTTGGCGCTATAAAACTCTGTGCTCATACTAACCTTTGACGAAGTTTTTTCCTATGATTGTTCATCTTCACCGCACCGGTATTCTCTATGCCGCTCATGATGTTCTCTATCGTTGCCTTCTGTGGAGGGAACTGTTGCGGCGACGGAGGCATCGCCTCGCCGCCTTCCACCTGCTCGCCTATCACCATTTTGTGTATGCTATGCCACTATTTTGTTACTAATCTCTAGATCACACGTCCACCCACCCCACTAGTAcagatcacacacacacacacgcttggTCGCACGCATACGCACATTCAAACACGCGGCACACGCGGAAGCAGGAAGCGCACaaagtttgggtttttttcctaGTTTTGCGGGTTCTATATTGTACAGGTTTGTCTAGTAGGTCAACAAGGGACGTGTTTTTGTGTGGGGCCTGTTGGAGGAACCGTCCCGGGTTTACCGCCGTAATTGTTGTGGTATTGTGGTTTGACGTAGGCTTCCCTTAAATTGAAACTTTCACCCGAGATTTTCGGCGGCGGTGAAACACTGCAGCGTATGTTTTCTGTTGCATAAATACACGCGCATCcaccgcaaacacacacacacacggaaatgGACGCTTAGTTtaggagacaaaaaaaagaaactactGTACAAAACTCCCGTTTACCGCGGGCAACTTTAACCTAGCACTAAAATCTGAAAGTGAattaaaaagggaaattcattagacataaagaaaaacactcgATGAGATTGATTTATTCAACGGGGACGTACAATCGAGCAGTTTGTTATTTCGGTTTTATCACATAAGTTAATTAAAGTAATTGTCCTTTTTAATGTTAAAGTTCATTGCAGTCCTCCATAGAACATTTCCAATCAATGTCCAGTAATCACTTGTTGTATTTAAAACTGTccacattattttatttatattaaaattcaaCACTCCACTTCAATAACAGTTTTTCATTTAAGtttttaattccttttttttacactaacAGCCAAGAACTGTGCTGTTCCACTTAACTTCCCAGCGGTGACCCAAACAACCTTCAAGgggatttttcttccatcaaTATGCACAAGCGGTAACCATTGCATACATTAATTTCACTTTGTCTGGTCCAAAATCACCAATGTCCGCACGGTTTTGGTCCCGATCGATGAagaatttttgttcttcttgttCCTGCAGGGTGCATCACCGCGCCTGGTATCCGGCTGCCCGCGAAGGACAAACTAATTACGACCGTTTTGAAAATCTGTCGAACGTGCGCGGAGGGAAACTCGTTTCGGAATTTATTGACGATCGTTTTTCGACGAACTATATTGCTCCGTTGTTTAGCTTTTCGcacttttatttcacttcGTTAACGAAagataaagcaaacaatgtCCAACATGATCGATTAAATATTTCGCTTTATTCGCCTCCGCCCACTCCTGGCCCCCCGGGGAAGTGTTCCAGCGCCAATAATTCCTACGGACGGAACGGAGAAATTTACGACCCAGTCGTGTATTTGGTGTCTTGTGTTGTACGAATACGAATCGCACTCAGGGGCACTCTGGTTCACACACTCAGGAAAATCGAGCAAAGCGCGTGCAAGACGATGACGAGACGACGGCTAGGCTTAACATTCGTCCCAACCAACACGAATCCCAAATCCAACAACGGCACACCGCCAGTGCCCCACAGTGTTACTAAGTAAGGGTATAAATAGATCGGTTTCATCGCTTTCGTCGATGAAGCTTTTGCGTGACCGTCGCGAGACGTTGTACGACCATCTTCTTTATGTTTTGTACACTCGAAATGTGTCGCTGTCGCGGCGAGTCTCTTGGCAATGGGGCAAAACACACCCTCAGAACCTGCTGCGGTTTGCGGCTTCTTGTGCTGATCTTGTCCGCTTTCCTGTTCATCGGTGCGCACACGAACCCGCCAACCGGTGTGACATTCACCAAGATAACCTCACTTGCTGCCAAAATGGTAGATACGTGGGCTAGAAAagtcacgcacacacacacacagatgtaGTTTCTAAtccgttggaaaaaaaaactaagccAGGAGGCAAGTGGAAAACTGgggggaaaaattgaaatattttccttttgcaacaacggcaacaaccaATATCACTAATCCGCCATTTTGCCgtacgatcacgatcacgcGCTCGCCATGATCACCACACGATTTTCCTGCGGACAACGGCCATACATGCAATG
This region of Anopheles marshallii chromosome 2, idAnoMarsDA_429_01, whole genome shotgun sequence genomic DNA includes:
- the LOC128709620 gene encoding uncharacterized protein LOC128709620 — its product is MVIGEQVEGGEAMPPSPQQFPPQKATIENIMSGIENTGAVKMNNHRKKLRQRFDIIKKLGQGTYGKVQLGINKETGQEVAIKTIKKSKIETEADLIRIRREVQIMSSVQHPNIIHIYEVFENREKMVLVMEFAAGGELYDYLSERKVLAEEEARRIFRQVSTAIYYCHKHKICHRDLKLENILLDENGNAKIADFGLSNVFDEQRLLATFCGSPLYASPEIVKGTPYLGPEVDCWSLGVLLYTLVYGAMPFDGANFKRLVKQISQGDYFEPKKPSRASPLIREMLTVCPSHRANVEQICNHWWVNEGYEESCLDLAEELANQTPVRLDVLLSLAPPSVTADQLLVGNGQEDAKAKDRIQRSHSMGSIVDMGGTEAERRILDMVAAGGEAALMPSPTRTITPAEAAAGSPAQTKRKLETTVSTENATGAVKKKDKADPPSPAQPRIPEDMDVEELAAAAKPSEQEQQSAAEPKEQSTQEDKPTEPSTKSGEPNKLQAQEVLEDLQNLENMCDELLLEAAAQPQAPSVENSGTVGKGQSEPVAAGNGAASVPSTPETPPKTVSGVRAKLEKLEKGDTEQKPIVPTTAIPAVRKIFGKNKTTDLTSAINEVNSRKGGDENQPSGTTHRSASSVERKNSLPDESLARTAERRKSRILETAEKFQNLNQQAGNGDKFKKFVLPGGGVPTVGNYKKEFERKTGLNTSSTFTKPPAPQTATLDQRKRSDSYEQDQQEECASTPGTPPAFAGSAKNLAGFQQQQVYDELSAATKSDDEVKESDSKSSVGSFSLEDARRSMENSIAMLNRVKTTDPSAPSTPTSIDLLCARTESVSMVEDNERERKLKNAREIIGNAIPIGRLRKPPMPFGANGRSTTGTLGINKPYRMGSETPEPRCDTMSIPRKVSIGSIPTPPKDETKTSHAEITLKSATLPRRKLSKPLELQGDPQMKVDQQRMQQPPPQPAFAPMRFSTEIQHQMPDLRSAPIGRDHPPAFAPMAHQHQQHLHHRANSLEPQGKEQAGPFAGPQKPPTYQRTASGAYGAGAYGPSPVGSQTGHRGSLSRQSTNESNDSDNTISQGPISTNASGMMSGTVSTSGSTTMPIKKSPREYIIPIAVEGGGIVTPRANSLEPSESNASSGVSGAAGFGMKPRLGRPRRLGSLLAENDGEAGDVTSFPRLNRHTSLGRESDSEEPKFHMMHRLRSTRPSKRGTADPNESASSGEEDDDDGFEILTAENLFSTLLSRVRALTNRLNVNDVNSSRFPASRFMNNLRQTQAPFWHHQDPFGRNLTEGGNAANAWRHSMSRDLSTDIDSMFSRSGATLPRGARLRTQSNHVTNSNNNSNQNHYHHHHQQPPPVPPNSSSNSIRSSYNNRYSYHQPASNHAPNSTSSFYKDLASLAAYGNGVGSSDSGRDGSTSSAPSSGAVGGGNDDESSVSSTLSTSNGNGYRHPPSARGNSGEPDIATTAPTTADSGLMEENLDLRDLDLSQLRLSKRDLETLSSITPALSQRVQEQLLAQLPPQQARKLSRTLSMQNGGAGTSAAGAAANQRLYRRSYSNSSGNRSLDATAEYGAAGNGWSTAGGSELRRRGGSQPRDILSPPPAYQTAAPLYEKYAPYGTSIPAVHSGGDSSDPDAESVIERIRRKSYYTRFNDTKKPAKRASASNLGGLAGSGSTAGMGHMKDTTGSNSYGYYGSATGGAGPGTVREKSLSRGGSSSYILRPNKESSFSGVGKYDTTGYATLGRTEHPHRGYATMVNLTKANRSAARLRNSSLDVVPLASASADYQHHQAPHFHHHHHHRQQPSLGASLSRTGSRLLSTDDDPLTDGLNYNNLINNNSPNTSNHKYTRNTYYESTAVPSAYGTYTPRRRSSFVAGGYGSSNIASSSSSIALDLLKDHRDGSGSHGNLATTASSSSSNTLSASENYGFGGSNSSSTASRTIRPYETRSSSLLTPTALREAGRYSGRYDSGTLTNKALQLIKSRLYSLLLRVTTTTGGSSDTVHHHPTNARW